Proteins from one Silene latifolia isolate original U9 population unplaced genomic scaffold, ASM4854445v1 scaffold_671, whole genome shotgun sequence genomic window:
- the LOC141639978 gene encoding uncharacterized protein LOC141639978, translating into MTKSSDSGDGKKGTTMTIPQSSPLFLHPSDNPGIMITQTVFNGDNYDNWSDAVRMGLESKNKLDFLDGKIKEPTVAKGEEETVEHVAWRQCIAMVKTWLKNVIDPKLHASIAFSGTVKEIWDELKERYATGSAPRVHQLKSELSELKQGKLTIVEYYTKLKAVWDELASYSRVPRCTCGAGKEILREKEEEKVHQFLMGLDDAVYGGLRTNLLMEEPIPALSRVYGIILREERHKAIVRSKEDKTEEAAFSVRKSQPSTRGGRAKYTGEVDDQEERCTYCNKWGHDEDDCWSKNGLLAHIISRGRGRGRTARGRGGAGRGDGRQQPWKANAVYTNQGASTSANQGTNQGSVPGVEVGLTREELQSLRALLQPTKENSEKMTGKEFQNCWILDTGASHHMTDRSSKKMIGAGKQHDGVYYYKGQEKQLACRVEAQSKEAFTSRDVVFMEHVYPMQIGDASHYKKHVTDLVDTAGLEQADYSQLNSDGDDEDELLSEEELTDDEEVVTGAGEGGAREVAASNTPSAVEELGRGAREKFEPAWRKDYICTSTTVINTIEDNPRQSKSSRKEHKELRHYGEALKDPLWRETMRQEIKELESNNTWQVVNLPIGKKPIGCKWIYKIKYKADGSVERYKARLVAQGFTQVEGIDFHETFAPVAKKKVYMRMPPGVDVEADTGSKVCRLLKSIYGLKQASRMWFRKLAESLKQYGSKQSLADYSLFTYNVGTVFMAVLIYVDDMILVGNSMEACETFKTFLNDKFGIKNLGKLKYFLGIEVAHGKRGLFLSQ; encoded by the exons ATGACAAAGAGCAGCGATTCAGGAGATGGCAAGAAAGGAACTACGATGACAATTCCGCAGTCATCACCATTGTTTCTCCACCCATCCGACAATCCAGGTATCATGATTACTCAAACTGTGTTTAATGGTGATAATTATGATAATTGGTCTGATGCAGTTCGGATGGGACTTGAGTCGAAAAACAAATTGGATTTTCTTGATGGGAAAATCAAGGAACCGACAGTAGCCAAAGGAGAAGAAGAAACGGTAGAGCATGTTGCTTGGCGCCAATGTATTGCCATGGTGAAGACGTGGTTGAAAAACGTGATAGACCCGAAGCTACATGCCAGCATAGCCTTCTCGGGAACAGTCAAAGAAATTTGGGACGAATTGAAGGAAAGGTATGCGACGGGAAGCGCACCTAGAGTCCATCAACTAAAGTCCGAGTTGAGTGAATTAAAACAGGGGAAACTGACCATAGTGGAGTACTATACCAAATTGAAAGCGGTATGGGATGAATTGGCCAGTTATAGCCGTGTACCAAGGTGCACTTGTGGAGCCGGGAAAGAAATTTTGAGAGAAAAGGAAGAGGAGAAGGTACATCAATTTTTGATGGGCCTTGATGATGCGGTTTATGGTGGATTACGCACTAATCTACTAATGGAGGAACCGATTCCAGCTTTGAGTCGGGTCTATGGTATTATCTTGCGAGAAGAAAGGCACAAAGCAATTGTGCGATCAAAGGAAGACAAAACAGAGGAAGCAGCATTCTCTGTGCGAAAGAGTCAGCCTAGTACCCGTGGTGGACGAGCGAAGTATACAGGTGAGGTGGACGATCAAGAGGAACGTTGCACTTACTGTAACAAATGGGGCCATGATGAAGATGATTGTTGGTCGAAGAACGGTTTACTAGCACACATCATTTCCAGAGGCAGAGGAAGAGGTCGAACTGCCAGGGGTAGAGGAGGAGCAGGACGCGGAGATGGGAGGCAACAACCTTGGAAGGCGAATGCGGTGTACACAAATCAGGGAGCTAGTACGTCTGCAAACCAGGGAACAAATCAAGGTTCAGTTCCGGGTGTTGAAGTGGGTCTGACAAGGGAAGAGTTGCAGTCTTTGCGGGCCTTGCTACAACCAACTAAAGAGAATTCAGAGAAGATGACAGGTAAGGAATTTCAAAATTGTTGGATCTTAGACACTGGTGCTTCGCACCACATGACG GACCGATCTTCGAAGAAGATGATTGGAGCGGGTAAGCAACATGATGGTGTTTATTACTACAAAGGTCAGGAGAAGCAGTTAGCGTGTCGAGTTGAAGCTCAAAGCAAA GAAGCTTTTACATCGAGAGATGTCGTGTTCATGGAACACGTTTATCCTATGCAAATTGGAGATGCGAGTCACTATAAGAAACATGTGACTGATCTTGTAGACACGGCAGGCCTTGAGCAAGCTGATTATAGTCAGTTAAATTCAGACGGAGATGATGAGGATGAATTGTTGAGCGAAGAGGAACTTACTGATGATGAGGAGGTGGTCACGGGTGCTGGAGAGGGAGGAGCAAGGGAGGTAGCAGCATCTAATACACCATCTGCAGTAGAGGAATTGGGGCGTGGAGCACGTGAAAAGTTCGAGCCGGCATGGCGAAAGGATTATATTTGTACTTCGACAACCGTAATAAACACCATCGAGGACAACCCGCGCCAGTCCAAATCTTCGAGGAAAG AACACAAAGAACTGAGACATTATGGTGAAGCATTGAAGGATCCCCTGTGGAGAGAAACAATGCGACAAGAAATTAAAGAACTTGAATCGAATAATACTTGGCAGGTTGTTAATCTACCTATTGGCAAGAAACCTATAGGGTGCAAATGGATAtacaaaatcaaatataaagcgGACGGTAGTGTGGAAAGGTATAAAGCGAGATTAGTAGCGCAAGGTTTCACACAAGTTGAAGGCATTGATTTCCACGAGACTTTTGCACCCGTAGCGAAAAAAA AGGTGTATATGAGAATGCCACCAGGAGTAGATGTAGAAGCGGATACTGGGAGTAAGGTGTGTCGTTTGTTGAAATCCATCTACGGCTTGAAGCAGGCTTCTCGGATGTGGTTCAGAAAGCTTGCGGAATCATTGAAACAGTATGGCTCTAAACAATCCCTTGCTGACTATTCTTTGTTTACATACAATGTCGGGACTGTGTTCATGGCCGTTTTGATATATGTGGATGATATGATCTTGGTGGGCAACTCAATGGAGGCATGTGAAACATTCAAAACGTTTTTGAATGACAAGTTTGGAATTAAAAACTTGGGAAAATTGAAGTATTTCCTAGGAATCGAGGTAGCTCATGGGAAGAGGGGCTTGTTTCTAAGTCAGTGA